CCGAATTCGGCTTCTACTTAGCCTCATGATTGTGGCTCCTCGGGGGCTCGGTGAAGTGTGGTAACTCCATCAAGCACACCGACGGGGCCACTTTCAATTTGAATCGACGACCACCCTCAAGAATCTCGGATCAGGGCTAGGAGGCCCGAATGCGCCGAACGATTTCGCTCTTGTTGATCGCGTGCTTCGTGATGGCCTGTGGGAACCTGCCGCGACTCCGACGCAACGTCGCCGTCCCCCATGATCCCGGAAAGGCCCACGCGGAAGCCGACACGAACCGCGACGGTTTCGTGGACATGGAGGAGTTCCACCACCGGATTACCGAAATCTACTACCACGGCGATCGCGACAAGGACGGGTACATGACGATCACCGAAATCAACCGCGTGGTGGTCTTCCAGGAAGCCTGGACCGACGTCGACACGAACTCGGACGGCAAGATCTCGCTCCACGAGTTCGTCCGCGACCGTATCATCGACTTCCAGATCGTCGACTCCGACGCCGACGGCTTGTTGTCGCCCGACGAGGTGCAGGACGCCTACGGAAAGGGAACGCCGTGATCCGCTTTTCCCGGGTGTCCATGACTGTTTCGTTGGCCCTGCTCGTCTGCGCCCTCGGCTGCGTCTCCGCATACGACAAGACCTTCGAGCAGGAGACCCAGCACCTCGAAGAAGAGGCCCGCGTCGAGCAGGAGGCGCAGCGGGCCGAGCAGGAGGCGCGACGCGCCGCCGACCAGGCCGCCTACGACGAAGCCGCGCGCTATGCGGCCGTCGTCTACTTCGAGACCGGCAGCGCTGTGATCGGGGAGACCGGGTACAAGGAACTTGGCTGGTTCGTCAAACAGGTGGCGGGCGCGCCGCCCAGCACCAAGGTCCTCGTGCAGGGTTTCGCGGATTCGACCGGAGGCGAGACCCTCAACCAGGGCTTGTCGGAGACGCGAGCTCGCGCGGTCGCCGCCCACCTGGACAACCTGGGCATCCCGAGTTCGCGACTCGTCATCCAGGGTTTCTCGGAGAACTTCCCGGCTGCCGACAACGCAGCCTCGGCGGGCCGGAAGAACAACCGAAGGGTAGAGGTCACGCTCCGCTAGTCCACAGTGAGCCGTGGGGAACTCTGACCGGCCGTCACTTCGCGCCCCCGGGAGGAGCGAAGCGGACCTAGCGAGCGCGTTCCTCCGCTAGACGGGTGCGGACCCGCTCGGCCCAGAAATCGAAGGCCTTCTGGACGTCGTCC
This portion of the bacterium genome encodes:
- a CDS encoding OmpA family protein; this translates as MTVSLALLVCALGCVSAYDKTFEQETQHLEEEARVEQEAQRAEQEARRAADQAAYDEAARYAAVVYFETGSAVIGETGYKELGWFVKQVAGAPPSTKVLVQGFADSTGGETLNQGLSETRARAVAAHLDNLGIPSSRLVIQGFSENFPAADNAASAGRKNNRRVEVTLR